The Maniola hyperantus chromosome 6, iAphHyp1.2, whole genome shotgun sequence sequence ATTACACtatgtaattatttttgtaaaattaaacatctttaaatataaaattaaaaggttcAACAGCATAGTTCAGAGAGCTTGGTTTTGTCTTAAGCGGCGGTCCAAACCATTCCACTTGAAAATTCTCGATCACCTTAGCGAGAAACGTTTCGATTTCCAATTCGGCTATTCGTCGACCTGAGAACATTCAACAGTTAACAAAGTAATccatcaaaaaacaaaaacaaactgCATATAGGACAAATAGTACAAAGTTTTTCCAGAGATTACTtggtaaatatttaatttctgtaAATCGTAAAAAAAGTTCCTAATAATTGACCAAGAATTTAAGTCTACCATGGcgaaaataaaacatattacaatattatggaAATGCTGTTACGCCGTCAACATTATTCATATGTTGAACCACTTGCTACTTGCTTTAGCAATAAAGGAACCATCGCGAggaacctgcattcctgagagttcttcacatgatgttctcaaaggtgtgtgaagtctctcaatccgcacttggactGAGTGGTGGAGTATGGCCTTCTaattcagagaggagacccatgcctCTACTCATGTGCCTGTGCTCAGGCGGCCGGCGCTGaggtggtgatgatgatagacaCCACAGTACATAAAAGtaacaacaataattatttctttacCAATGCACATGCGAACTCCAAATCCGAAAGGGTTCCAAGCGAACGGGTGCGCGTTTCCGTGATACAAGGGATCATCTTTGTCAACGATCCATCTTTCAGGGATGTACTTTTCTGGCTGTGGAAAGTGTTCTTCCAACATGCATAAAGCTTGATGATTGAATACTATGGACGTCTGAAATATTGAGGAACATTTTACAAAGTTCATAACTAAAcccgaataggtacctacctactccttttGAAAATACTACAATGGACGAACAATTTTTTAAACCCATAAATGAAATGGAATAAAactgaaaatttatttttcaaaaactaagtCGGTTTACAATTTTGTGTCAAGGACTGTgaagtaagtttaataaacCTGTGGCTCAGGGTCCCCACCCCTCAATCTCAAACATAAAGAAACTACCTATAAATAAGTCAAAACTAGCATGCAATATGTCGTGCGTGTACGTGtgtttgtgtatgtgtgtgttatTTGGATATtgcttttaattatttattttaatttttaaatttgtaattGTAGTAGGTTTTCCGTATCAACATAGTGtagattatttaaattacaCCTCGTAGGTATATTTTCGGAATCTACACATTTACGCCTTTAGAACTTACGCCTTTAGGTATTTTGTAGCCTAAGATATTGTATTCCTTCGTTGCCACCCTCATGTTACCTGCCACAATAGGCAATATTCTCATAGACTCCTTTATACAAGCTTTGAGATAGGGACGCTTTTCTTTGTCCGAGAGAATCTCTTGTCTTAATTTATTCTGTTTATCTTGATTTTTGGCCAATAGATATAATGTTGAAGTCATAGTATTAGCAGCCTGCACATAAACAAATGGACTTTAAaagttttaagaaaataaataaaataaacacggttttacagtacgcggccgaaagtattgtacattggcctttagaatgacatttcggctttgtagagcgttgtctctgtcactcatacctatatgacgttttgtcggtctcaacgacagagacaatgctctactaaTCCATTATCTCCTTCAATACTTtgtgccgcatactgtacctgGTCTTAccataaacaataattaataaacaagtTGATTGTTGATTGAGACTACAAGTGAGAAGTACAAACTCTTTGGATTGGGTTTAAAATAAACACGCGTTTTATGGTAAGACTGTCAGAACGCGTGGAAAATTCAGGTCTTCGTTGATGGTGgtagaaataaaaagtaaatcttATTATTCCGAGATGACACccgatataggtttttaaaaatgcgcgctaactctttgattttccgggagaaaaagTAGTCTAGGCTTGTCTCCAGGTGGATCCTGGAGCCATCTCTGTTTCAAATCGTCTTCGTGCGGCGGCCTGcggcttcgtccacgtgaatttaggttttttaagaatcccgtgggaactctttgatttccaggacaaaaagtagcctatgtccttctatGGGATGcactatctctataccaaatttaaaaaagttgacaaatgggccgtgaaaatctagcagatgAACAGACAGgcacagactttcgcatttgtaatattaagaaGGTAAATATGTATTGTTTTATTCTCATTTCTAGAGTCAAAaacgaatattttattaaattgttaCTTAATGAAAATActtagataaaattaattacctacgtaGATAACTTAACAGATTTTTCAGATAAAACTAACCGTATCGACTCCAGCAAATAACATATCGCTAGCCATAATAACAGCTACATGCTCATCAATTTCTAGTAATTTCTCTAAAACTCCCTTTTCTTCGGTAGAAGGCTGGTTCTTAAGTTCGAGCTTTTTCATAGCCTCTGTGACAAAGTGTTTACttatcctgaaaaaaaaattatgatgcaaattatatatttttcagaGTATAAAAGGCTAAAAGCATGGTCATAGATTGACTTCAGTGTCgttttcaccatcatcattatcagaaATTTTACTACTACACAGGTGCGATAAAGTCCGCCGCGCTGAGTTTGTGTTTGTTCGCGCTAATTTTGCAGAATTGCAAAACAGTAACTGCAAATTGCAGAAACTACTGTACTAAGTactgtacttacttagttaGATTTTCATACGGTTTTCACTAATAGGAAGAGGAATTATTATATAAGAAGTGTATAGGTTAATTGATGAAAATTTTACCAAAAATAAGCTACCAGTATCATGATAATTGTGAATTAGGAAAAAAATCATCCCATCTGAGAGCAttaggtgacgctggatgcacgtccgaactgctcggcccacgtgggtaacctgtatgctatttcacctaacattgtgatagaaagagatagactcagtgatgagcagtgtagcgagtgcatgcgctcacactagcgtccggatatattgatgatggcacacagatagttggacagatgtcaccgatgaatttttgtaaatatatgatttatgaaggaactacttatttcaattattattgtataagattttatggaagagcggggtcgcctgccacgagtactcgtagcaatactaaaacacttactgggatggtcccaattactacgcactatgtgaaattgttttacctactgaaatagatatttttaaattttttttgaatgataatgattacctacttatcttttgatgaatactataaaatctcacttacatacatacctattaggtaactactacctcagcgtgtataaacaactcgtacttatattatattatagaaatccatacttctatgaagtgtctgtctgtaatttcgaaataactaccgcaagctcataatattgttatttgaactgtaccataacagctgaatcaaatgtttttaaaaactgtctgtctgtctgtctgtttgaagtttgaacgggctaatcttcggaacggcagaacctattttgacgggacttttacagacaagtagagaattaacaaaggatacttttttaaccgacttttaaaaaaggagttgtgtttttctacctatgtacacagaaatctccgagatttctccgagcagctctcgaggtctataatggccattttgaataataaaaaattttgtatgaaaaaataaattccgccattttgaattttttttccatccaacgagtagaccttcggaccctgatcatctcttgccaagaaaccactcttccatctgtcataccctccgagatggacgccgatgaaatttgtatggcggccatctttttttcggaattttaaattttttttccaatttttggcaattggatgaggtttcgaatgacatttggtcgagcacctcccacctatcttcgatacctaaagcgtgcccttcacccgtctccgaaatcctcaatcatcagctccctccatatgttaccctaaaagaatctttgtcttctatatgaaaccataagtgaaaaaaaaaagtttcatacaaaattttacaggaggaaattttttgataatctcggccgccatcttgttttttcaattttttacactttttctaaaaatcgtttgctaatatcttcaattgttgcaagttgtaacaaaatcggttggtaaagaaactttgcaacattgtcctatataaaatgtggatttcaactcctcaatcctgatgctgcaggggacatgaccaccaaaacttatgggattttgaaactgtcggttataaattgatattgagaggtaggtacctatatctaccaagtaaagactttatcattgaactcgaagacccacttctcgaccctgatgctgtacctaaggaattgcattgctaaatcgtggtgatcccacggaattttaaatgaatcatcgcccacgcccgttcggtaccctcattccgcacattgtttttattagtcagtccaccaatcacaacaaagcattctcccctgtcccccgccaacattttacgattttgttttcatgtaaatccttgtatatgcgtactctaggagttgaattctctgtgctggcggattacctattaggaacacatgattacacattcgtttgtctgtgaaaataaattttgttgcctacacttatctattagtagcgactaaaaactatatataccatctacttgtgtataaaaaagtctaaataaattccactttgatctcaaaaatgaaaattttattttataagtaggaagtaggtacaattcaatttccctctaaaagcccactacacacataaacacaatatgtatcattttctgtttcaacagtcacattagatgtatcattcgacgcagaactattgaagctctccatttcatttctggaattaataaacatacaatcaacgtaaatatattgtgagtattatctatatagaatgtatgcaaaaaacatagcataacaacttacaagtatggtatgggtagacctttcaatatttagtacggaattgaatgttgcagcatcatgttggatttcagtggtacgtatattgggcacattcattttattttccttgttttcttctaaaaggaatgtcttgagtcactaaaatacaacataattcagcattgacaaatctgacaacaaatagtaaatctctatattattatataaaaatgaatcgttgaatgtgttgctgatcgcaaatctcgagaacagctgcaccgatttcgctaattctttttggtaatattccttgaagtacggggatggttcttatggagagaaaaatttaaaaaatgtcctgaaaaagaatcgactgtaggcggtgcgaagttcgtcggggcagctagtaacataataattatattatcctaatcctaattcctaatctaaatatataaaagaaaaaggtgactgactgactgactgactgactgactgactgactgactgactgactgactgactgatctatcaacgcacagctcaaactactggacggatcgtgctgaaatttggcatgcagatagctattatgacgcaggcatccactaagaagagatttttgaaaattcaactctggagggggtgaaataggggttcgaaattttgtgtagcccacgcggacgaagtcgtgggcatttgctagtatctaaataatatcaacttacaaacacagtgtcaaactttcagaagctggctctaaatggtacggtgtgatagcatcataatctaattcaattcgattttttgctttgtcgtttccttgccaaagaaaatcccgtgatccactaaaatagaagtataatatataagtatttattaaaaataaataaatgtcatcatcaaattcaccatcctggagaaccttgaaaacgacactcgcgtctattttttataaaaagtgctggcccgccatcttagattaaaaaattaatgtcattatcaaaaccagcatcctggaaaccctgaaaacgacacccatttctattttttgtgaaaagtgcatgtctgctattttggatttgaaaataaatgtcattatcaaattcagcatcccggaaaagtacatattcagtcaaataaaattcccgtcgagtcacattgttactcacgtcgggtgtgacgcacgggaataaccccgaaaaagtaatggcattatcatcacaagataatattatggtttggaaagattctgatgaattttaatagatctcctctttgcaagggatttgcttttgcgagtctaaaccgtttctttttcctcttccgccaatccatttttgtttctgttacatgaaaactcaagtatataattaaattgtctaagcacacaatatgacctacatacttatatttgtaactagatgatacacgcgacttcgtccgcgaggatatagtggttttttaatcccgcgagaactctttcaaaagcgatcactatttcaaatttcagccaaatccgtcttgtactttttgcgtgaaagggtaacaaacctatacacacacacacgcagatacaaaatttcgcctttataatactactactactttttatcccggaaaatcaaagagtttccacgggatttttaaaaatctaattccacgcgtacgaagtcgcgggcatcacctcatcatcatcatgatcaacccatcgccggctcactacagagcaggggtctcctctcagagtgagaagggttttggccatagtctaccacgctggccatgtgcggattggtagaattcacacacctttgagaacattatggagaactcggcatgcaggtttcctcacgatgttttcctttaccgttaaagcaagtgatatttaattaattaaaacgcgtataactccgaaaagttagaggtgcgtgcccgggatcgaaccccccgacctccgtttagaaggcggacgtcctaaccactaggctatcatagcttcacctagtttataatattagtaggatatatgtaaactactaccaccagctgtcgatacgatgcattctaaaataaatcgaccgaccgaccgacagaccgaccggccaagtacgagtcaaactcgcgccccgaggtttccgtactacaatagtaaaatgtttatctctaaatctctgtttagagataagcatttacaatgtaacttaatttattactactatgtaactagaatttcggtacatataaaaatgaatcgctaaatgtgttgctgatcgcaaatctcgagaacagctgaaccgatttcgctaattctttttttataatattccttgaagtacgaatatggttcttacggagagaaaatttttaaaaaattcctgaaaaagaatcgactgttaggcggtacgaagttcgccggggcagctagtgaaaaataaaaataaataaataggtaaatagtattttttgacattttgcatgataaatcaaaaactatttattatgcactagatgatgcccgcaacttcgtccgcgtggatttaggttttttaaaaatcccgtgggaactttgattttccgggatcaaaagtcaaagtcaaatgatttgttcaaaataggtaataaattactcttttcgattgtcagttgttggatttgtaaaatatagtggtgataattatttcgcaaacgctacgagggttccaaacgtgcccaagactgagaagagcccacagctaactcagccgggtattctttttattatcaccactttacaaaatcataaattaaacttattagaactatcacaaagccgagcaactcattcccaagcttgcttatcatttaaataatcctttacaatgtaataggattttttaattagtttacgttttatgaaaactttgaacttatgacagtcactttgaacttatgacagtcactttttttgttaatttatttatgtttttatatacgtacaataaattttcaaaaatatattgattatgcactgtcataattttaacttctctaaatttagttctcagcgactctcgtggtcccatactatatatggctcgaacagcccttttctgcagcacaaaaatagaatttatatcagcagcattaccccataataattccgtggtgccatctgaatcagggtttctactgaaaaccagcgctgtatgtttttgtacttgtgcaagacaatatgcatttatgctgagtagggacctttttttttgggttgtgccacacatgacatactttattccggcgcttcttctacttgaggttttttgactttattactcaagtataagaggcgctgggataacctaaccagttggtaactggtaatgtgtggtacagctttaaaaaataaacgttttttcttttctttctttttcttttctaataatatgccatatgacataatgctgtgaaagtaactaaaatatactagtctcgccgtttctatgtctgtcaactggcgaatcttttttaccgcatatgcagcagaactgtctgttcgataagttatttatatgagagccccattgaagtttcgcatctaacgttatttccagaaaaatagcggtatccactaaatcttatttatcataaaagtagcctatgtccttccccgggatgcaagctatttttgtaccaaatttcatcaaaattggttaaatggatgagctgtgaaaagctagcagacagacagacggacagatagacagatacactttcgcatttataatattagtatggataaaaataaataaaatcggtttttgatgtacaagtaaggtccttttatatgatatcacacttggtttactaatcttacttgaaagttgaaaatactaactattcgttaatgaacacatttttatttatttttcgtgatgtaaccacaaattcattgtttcagatttttccccttacgtgtgttataactgttattacctacctgccaaattttatcattctaggtcagtgggaagtaccctacaggcttcttgacagacacactgacagactgacagatagacagacagacagacaacaaactgatcctataagggttcccttttccttttgaggtacggaatcctaatgatctctctttttgcactgcatttaatctgaatccaagaattcccgatccgaaatagccgtaagcaagactgtatcgtcacttaccaccaggtgagattgtagtcaagggctaacttgtatctgaataaataaataaaaaagtactatttgtacgaagcgttgcgtactttatttgtaagacggacagacaacaaactgatcctataagggttcctttttccttttgaggtacggaatcctaatgatctctctttttgcactgcatttaacctgaatccaagaatttccgatccgaaatagtcgtaagcaagactgtatcgtcacctaccaccaggtgagattgcagtctagggctaacttgtatctgaatcaatattattattattattttattacttataataaaactgtaacaggtgaaattctgtacattgaagatattttgaaatttttttttcgagggcactctataatcgatactgaacccaaaactggattttttttcatttttgtctgtctgtctgtctgtctgtctgtatcacggccgcgcatcacgctgaaactactgaatggattccaatgaaacttggtacgatttgacgtcatactatgaggatataggatataggatactttttatcccgaaattcagcatggttcccttaggagaggggttgaaagttaaaatgtatactgagctgtaattcattaacgcgtagtccgatttcattcattcttttttgttagaaaccatacatgttaaaacttcaagtgccaacttctcaaccatcatcataataatcacgggtagcttttgtacttttggatttcaatcagctgttttaggaatagttgatgttgaattgatattaaaggtacgcttagaataaactatctctggtttaggtaccaagcaacgacttcataattcaactcgatatcccaactcttcaaccctgatgatgcagggtactgggtattgcactcctaagccactgttgattgtgagataatattgtagatgccaaacatatataccattattgaactttaagttccaactcttcaatactgatgctgcagggtactgcactcctattctatgggttttaggaactgttgttggtgaattaatattgtaccatttactattgtaccaaaccacgactacatggttgaactccgttcacaaaaatccacgcactccatcgaaatcctattctattccaaacttattcgccagcgtgacaggagtggagaaggcggatagggacgtgtgaggggtgcaacggatcaacgtgattttttccattatcatcagcctgcggtcgtccactgttggacataggctttccctaaagagcgccaccacacccggtcctcagccttcctcacctagccacttcccgccagcctctgtatatcgtcggtccatcgtgctggaaggcgtcccacactacgcttacttatacctacgcggtctccactcaagaactttccggctccaacggccatcacctctacgacaggcatgacctgccttcttttatcccagaaaataaaagagttcccacgggcttttgaaaacctacatccacgcggacgaagtcgcgggcgtcagctagtaaataaataaaaaagtactatttgtacgaagcgttgcgtactttatttgtaagacggacagacagacagacagacagatagacggacagacagacagacggacagaccgacagacgaacagacggacagacggacgggcagacggaccgatggacggaccgacagacgcatggacggacggacggactgacggacgtacggacggacggacggacggacggacggacggacagacggacggacggacagacggaccgacagacagacagacagagggttccgttttttccttctgaggtacggaaccctaaaaatacaaagaaataccaccaggtacctacctacctatattattatacatatacaggtacctttttagggttccgtactttataaggaaaaaagggacccttaggatcacttcgttgtctgtctgtctgtccgtctctccgtctgtgtcgtatctgtcacacaaacctataggatacttcccgttgacccagaatcatgaaatttagtaggtacgtaggtcttagagcacaagtaaaggaataaatccgaaaaccatagatttgtgattacaacttacaaaaaaaaaagtgtgttaataaaaagtgtataataaaaaataattagtattttcaattttcaatgtataataagtataccaagtggggtattatatgaaagggctttactgtattgtgtgtattctaaaacacatttttatttatttttatgcataatagtttttgatttatggagcaaaatgtcaaaaaaatacctgagtacggaacccttggtgcgcgagcaactcgcacttggccggttttttaaaattagataaaataaataactaaacaaagttacttacctattgtactaggaccacacgagtagatatccctactaggacctcaacaacaaagtcaggtcaataaaccaatgaataaaattggtgtccaaatttcaaattccagaggtcaatgtacaaaatgcaataagtatttgaaggacttattgactctgctctgctcaatcttctacacatttgcatagccactgaataaaaattaattttataaaatcattacgacttttgtttttgaaaacataacaacagttgtcgtcatagaaaccacaatattacacgcgcagccgcgcgccgctgggctggcccttccctccgccacccgcgcggtgtctaatgttttggggtgagaagcatgatgattttagccgaaatctagcgcttgaaaagggttgaacagtagtttgggaaaagtatttttgagaaaaaactactgaatttaggtttgcaaagtaaagttatttcaactaatgaataaataaactatgtctaatgataattttttttagaattttcctattcctaatcttatttatttacgcccaaagttgacataaatttagtgttaaaataggaatcttttgaggctcgtaacttttaaatcaatatttttttcaatgttttagatatcattgaacctagataatgacgagataaatcgatataattcttagttttgtgcgtacaatatcgaatattgttgtattttccctcctacgtttgtatgaagaaagcaccgaactgagctgccttaatggCGTGTGCAGAGTAAATAGTTAAaattacacgaaaacaatgctAGTAAAGATAGTAGTAGAGTATAGTGTTGCTagtatattatgataaaaatatttacttaatttggTCCTCGTACAACTTCATTGCCTTTTTGAATGTAGGCGTTGAGATGTATCTCCACAGACTTGGCTTGAAGTCTAATTCGTCCGCTGAAGTAAATACGTCGTGAACCAACCGTATTAGTTTTTTCGCAGGTGAATTTTCAGGTAGATTGGGATCGAAGCAGTTCAGACGACCGCCAAGAGCTACCACACCGATGGACTCTAATGCCCATAGGTTCATCTCAAAACCAAAATTTCCCTGTAACATATTTTTCTCGTTGCGTATTAGTCTCATCctgtaaatattaaaactgaACTAATTATATTATCAAGTGTAAAATCAACATGTTTTATTCTTTGCAAGTTAAGAAATTATTCCATGATAAAATTTTAGGCGTCATTTTTTAGACGTGGGCACTTGTAagtaatttcatatttttggtTTTAATCTACTTATAGCTTTAGTTACATGTAGTAAATATACCTTTCAATCATGTCTTCAGCAACTTCATTAAGTGTATTGGTGTATAGTTTTACAGTTTTTGGTTGTAACAAAATAGGATTTACAGTTGATCGGAATTTTTTCCAAATCTCGCCATGGCTGTAATAAGTCAATAAATTtattatagatataatatattattatagcatgttcccaggaccgccagacgttacttattttctgttatataaaggcattccgaaccagtggtagatgcatccgactattcgtaagcacttgtaaaagtttatacgaataaaaaa is a genomic window containing:
- the LOC117982992 gene encoding cytochrome P450 CYP12A2-like — its product is MRSVRRSVTVMTTARQCIRAVNSATISANEENHKLKSWQEIPGPTSLPIIGQLHHFLPGGSFYKSEDMINTVLYEKFGPIVKMDGYFGAPAIVMLYDAEAAALVLRGENWMPIRAGFETLQYFRKNYYKKQGAASDTPTGLITDHGEIWKKFRSTVNPILLQPKTVKLYTNTLNEVAEDMIERMRLIRNEKNMLQGNFGFEMNLWALESIGVVALGGRLNCFDPNLPENSPAKKLIRLVHDVFTSADELDFKPSLWRYISTPTFKKAMKLYEDQIKISKHFVTEAMKKLELKNQPSTEEKGVLEKLLEIDEHVAVIMASDMLFAGVDTAANTMTSTLYLLAKNQDKQNKLRQEILSDKEKRPYLKACIKESMRILPIVAGNMRVATKEYNILGYKIPKGTSIVFNHQALCMLEEHFPQPEKYIPERWIVDKDDPLYHGNAHPFAWNPFGFGVRMCIGRRIAELEIETFLAKVIENFQVEWFGPPLKTKPSSLNYAVEPFNFIFKDV